AATGCTCATACTTTTCCACTTCGTCCTCAATTTCAGAATGCTTTTTCTTTAATGAAGACATCAAACGGGTTTTCTCTTCCATTTGTGCATCAAGCTGCTTCTTCAGATCCTGAAGCTCACGCATTTTGTCCTGGAGAGCAGAAAGCTGATCTTCAACCTTTTGTTTCTTCTGCTCTAAAAGGTCCTTATCTTTCTTTTGCTCTTCCAATAGCTGGCGGTCCTGATCCGCAATCAGGTTCAATGCGACAACCCGGTCAAGAAAGTCACCGAAGTTTTTTGATCCGAGAACCACATCAAGATACTGGACAGCTCCGCCGCTCTCGTACATGGAGCTGACGCGTTCCTTCAGCAGCTGGTCCCGCTTGTCAATCCGCTTTTGAACAAGATCAATCTCGTTCTTAAGCTGATCGATCTGATCCTGTGTTGATTGGATCTCGTTTTCTTTCTTTTTAATCTGGCTTTCTGTAGCCATCGTTGATTTATCGATGCGTTCAATTTCCTTTTTTGTAGCTGCCTGATTCTTTTCATTGAGCTTTAGCTTTGCGTTAGCGGCGCCTTGTTTCTTTTTATTCGCCTCTTTTTTCTCTTGTATGCTCTTTAGCGTTTCTGCGCTGGCTGTCGTGGATGATTGGTATGCTGTAATACCGCTAAGAGCGAGGCTTAATGAAAGTGTTAATCCTGCGATCTTTCTGTTCAAATCAAGTCCTCCCCTTTTCTACCCCAATTTTCATGTATATCTTTCGTAACCTTTGTGGCTCTTGGAAGCAGTTGATTTCCGTTCCAGGATGCTCGCTTTCCGCGGGGCGGGCGCTGAGCCTCACCGGCGCATGCGCCTGCGTGTCTCACCTATCCCGCGTGTCCCGCTGGAGTCTCGCACCTTGCACTCCATCAACTTGTCCATGAAGTCTCTTTGCAAAATTGTTTCCAAAGCACAATCTTGCTCAAAATGAATTTATACTTTTAAGAATTTACGTACGGATGTCATGCTTCCCCATACTCCAATCAATCCACCGATAACGGCCAGCAATGCTGAAAGCTGAAGTACCATCGGATAGACCGGCAGCAGTCTGACAAAGACGGTATCAAGCTGATTATTGACTGAGCCGTGCAGGAATTCGTATCCGAACACGATAACGAGGATCGGAACAATCGCTCCCATCACACCCAGTACAAACCCTTCAATGAAGAAAGGCCAGCGAATAAAGCCATTTGTTGCACCAACAAGTTTCATAATTTCAATTTCTTTACGCCGGGACACAATTGTAAGTTTAATCGTGTTTGAAATGAGGAACATTGCTGTAAAGATCAATCCAATGATCAATACAATCCCAACATTTCTGGCAGCGCCAGTCACTTTAAACAGCCGTTCTACGGTTCCCTGGCCGTAATCAACCTTCTTGATGTGGTCAAATTTCTCTATTTCAGAAGCTACAGATGCGGTATCCTGAGGCTTCTTCGTTTTAATGATGTACGCATCTGGCAATGGATTCTCTTTTTTCAGAGATGAGAAAGCTTTTCCTTCATCACCAAGGCTTTTGATCAATTCTTTCAATCCATCTTCTTTGGATTGGAACTTCACTTCATTGACATGCGGAACCTGTTCCATTTTTTGCTGCAGATCAGCATATTCCGTCTGTTTTGTCGTGCGGTCAATATACGCCCGAATCTCTACATCGCCTTCAATCTGGCTTGCAAGATGATTTAAGTTTAATAGGACCACTAGAAAAACGCCGACAAGCAATAAAGTAACCGTTACTGCACTAACGGAGGCAAATGACATCCAGCCATTTCTCCCAAGACTTTTAAATGCTTCTGTAAAGTGACGCTTTAGGGTTCTAGATTTCATAGCCGTATTCCCCCTTCTGCTCGTCACGCACGATTCGTCCGCCTTCAATGGCGATTACGCGCTTTTGAAAACTGTTAACAATATCTTTATTGTGAGTGGCCATGACAACTGTCGTACCACGTTCGTTGATTTCCTTGAAGATGTCCATGATCTCCCATGCCGTTTCAGGGTCAAGGTTTCCTGTCGGCTCATCCGCAATAATAACTGGAGGATGATTAACAATGGAACGGGCGATCGATACACGCTGCTGTTCTCCGCCTGATAGCTCATCCGGAAAAGAACGTGCTTTGTTTTTCAGCCGAACCAGATCGAGAACTTCCATGACGCGCTGGCGGATAACTTTTGGAGACTCTTCAATAACTTCAAGTGCAAAAGCAACATTTTCATATACAGTCAGCTTTGGCAAAAGTTTAAAGTCCTGAAAGACTACTCCAATCTTCCTGCGCATTTTAGGAATGTTTCTTTCCCTTAATTTTGCCAGATCTGTGCCCTGTATGAGGATTGAACCTTTTGTCGGCTTCTCTTCTCGGTACATGCACTTGATGAATGTAGATTTACCGGCTCCACTCGGCCCTACTACATAAACAAATTCACCTTTATCTATGTAGATATCTATCCCGTTTAAAGCCATCACACCATTGGGATATGTTTTCCATACATCTTTCATTTCTATCAAAATTCATCACTTCCTTATTTCAGAACTGCGTATTTCCCCATCCGCCTTTTAAATTCGACAATCTATAACATCCAATTTACTAAAATCAGTGTTTTTTCCCGTAATTCCTATTATAACATCGGAAACTGTAAAATTTATTACAGTTTCATTTCAAGTTACGACGTTATTTTCGAATAACAAGTGACTTTTTCACTATCTTTACAGCTTTTCGACAAATATATTACGACATTATTCGCATTTTTCTGCCAGCGGTTGGAGAATAACTGTTATTTACGATTTTACTCAAGCTGTAATGTTCCAAAAAATCACTGCTATTTGCTTAGCCGACAAACATACCCATTCGTATTTTTTTCTGTTATCATGTCGGTACATTTCATGAAATTGGACAAAATCCATGATTTCTCAGTCTTTTCATAAAAAAACCGGCGAGCAATTTGCTCACCGGTGTGTTTTTTATCGATTATGCACGCTTAAATCCTTCGCCCAGAACTTCATTGGCGTTCAACAGGATAATGAACGCAGCAGGATCTATACTTTTGACAAATTGCTTTAGTTTGGTCACCTCATATTGAGCGACTACACACATGAGCATCGGACGCTCATCCTGTGTATATCCACCGAACGCATTGATCTTTGTTACACCTCTGTAGATCTCGGTTAGAATCCCTTGGCGCATTTCTTCCTCCTGATCCGAGATGATCAGCGCCACTTTAGATACACCAAGCCCCATTTGCACAACGTCAATGGTTTTTGCCGTCAGGAACATGGCGATCAAAGCGTAAAGAGCTTTTTCAAGACCGAAAACAAGAGCGGATGTACAAACTATCGTTCCATCAATAAACAGAATGCATGTCCCGAGGGAGATTCCGGCATATTTGTGAAGGATCTGCGCCAGCAAGTCAACACCGCCTGTTGATGCTTTTCCTCGGAATACGATGCCCAATCCGGCTCCAACACCCAATCCTCCGAATAACGCACCAAGCAGCGGATCGTTCGTAGCTGGTCCCCAACCGCTGAATACTAAAACGAAGAGGGGTAAAACAACAGTGCCGACGAGTGTTTTAGCGCCAAACTGCCTTCCGAGAAAAATTATACCGGCAAAAAATAGCGGAATGTTAAGTGCCCATTGGACAATCGACGGATCCCAGCCTACCACCCATTTTAAGATGGTACTGATCCCGCTCACTCCGCCGGAAGCAATCTTGTTCGGCAGCAAAAACACAGAAAAGGCAAGCGCTACAAAGGCCGAACCGATCACCACAAATATATATTCCAAAGCGAGCTCTGCCTTTGGCGGCAAAACCCCATTACGTCTTCGCAAAGCTGTCATCATTGCTACATTACCCTACTTTCTAAACCACCTAAGTTCGTAAAATGGTAAAACCCGAATCATTATATCACTACTAGTCTGCCCTGTGAACGCGATCCCGATGACGCGGTAAAGGAATAAAATTGAATTTTCGATTATATTTTTAACTGTTAGATAAAGGAGGGAACAAAAGAGGTAAGCCTCGGTATCGATTCCGTCCATCAAACCGGCAAGGTGTTAGAGCAAATTCTTGAATCCAACCATACCTCTCACGAAGATATTCAGAATGGCGCCCCTACGCTTCAGCCGTCAGTGAGATGACCTCCATCTCGAAAAAAGCCGCTCAAGCCAACAGCTCCATACAAGAAGCTTCTAAAGAGCAGCTTGAGACTGTTCAGCACGTATTGGAAATCTCACAATCGTTAACTGACCTGACTGAAGATCTCAACCATCTTTTATCCGCAAAAGATAATGAATAATCCATCATCCCGCCACGTCCGGTCTGCTTCCGGGAACCTGGCGGGCTTTCTTTTGTCGAACGGTTTTTTACAAATTCAGACAGCTTTCCGTTAAACTAGTAACAACATATTGAGGGACTGGAAAGGGGATAAAAATAGAGATGGATGAAAAAAAGCTGTATCTCCTCCTTTTGCAGCGTATGGAGGAAGCACTCGGCAGACTCGACCGTTATCAAGCTAAAATTGAAATCATTGAAGCCAATTTCAATAAGCTTGATCAAGGAATGGAAAACTACCATTCCGCCGTACTCCAGCGTTTTGAGCAGATGGAACACTATATATCCCACCTGGAGCATGAGATCGAAATACTTCAGCGCAATGTGCCCGGCGCTGATGAGGCCTTGCCTCTGCAATAATTACATACTCGTGCCGTTATTTGCGGTTCGACACGCTTTACTTGCAGTTCGGTTCGAGTTACTTGCGAAAATGCTATGTTTACTTGCGATTCGACATGACTTACTTGCGGTTCGACAAGGTTTACTTGCAAAACGCATCATTTTCATAAAAACAAATACAAAAAAAAGGCCGGCCCACCCAGGACCAGCCTTTTCCCTTATCCTATTAAATTTTAGAACGCAGATACGCGTCGATAAAGCTTTCGATGTCTCCGTCCATAACTGCTTGAACGTTCCCCATCTCCGTATTGGTACGGTGGTCTTTTACGAGGCTGTATGGATGGAAAACGTAGGAACGAATCTGGCTTCCCCACCCGATCTCTTTTTGTTCTCCGCGGATTTCAGCCAATTCTGCCTGCTGCTCTTCAATCTTCCGCTGAAGAAGTTTCGCTTTCAGCATTTTCATCGCACGGTCACGGTTCTTGATCTGTGAGCGCTCGGTTTGGCACGATACGACGGTGTTTGTAGGAATATGGGTAATCCGAACGGCGGAGTCCGTCGTGTTAACGTGCTGGCCGCCTGCTCCGCTGGCCCGGTACGTATCCACTTTTAAATCTTCGGTACGAACATCAATTTCAGAATCATCATTGATCTCTGGAACGACATCGCATGATACGAACGACGTATGCCGGCGTCCCGATGAGTCAAATGGAGAGATCCTGACCAAGCGGTGAACTCCTTTTTCCGCTTTTAAATAACCGTATGCGTTGTGGCCTTTAATGCCAAGCGTTACGCTTTTCACACCCGCTTCATCTCCAGGCAGGTAATCCAGCGTTTCTACCTTGAACCCTTTCCGTTCCGCGTAGCGTGTGTACATGCGGAGAAGCATGGAAGCCCAGTCCTGTGACTCGGTCCCCCCAGCCCCCGGGTGAAGTTCGAGTATCGCATTGTTGCTGTCGTATGGCTGGTTTAAAAGAAGAGAAAGCTCAAATGTATTTAAAGCATTGGACAGTTCTTTTAAATCGCGCTCAAGTTCCTTCTGCATGTCAGCATCGGGTTCTTCCTTCAGCATTTCATGTGCGACTTCAAGATCTTCGTAACGTCCGTTTAAATCTTCGAACTGGTTCACTTGCTCTTTCAGCCCGTTGGCTTCACTGATGACCGTTTGCGCAGCGTTCTGGTCATCCCAGAATGCCGGTGCGCTCATTTTTTCATCGAGCTCTGCTATCTTTGCCTTCTTGTTATCGAGGTCAAAGAGACCCCCTGAAGTCCGCTAATCGCTTAGCCATAATGTTCAGTTCCTGCTTAATCTCTACTAATTCCATTCTGCCACCTCGTGTTTTTGGTTATATCCCAATCGTGAGTATATGTTGTTTTGCTGTGTGAAAAAAACACAGCAAAGAGAGCCTTAAAACCCGACTCTCCTGCTTCTTCCTTTATTATATCACCTAGGCGGGATTAATTCTCCGCTGCACCGTGACATTGTTTATATTTTTTGCCGCTGCCGCATGGGCATAAGGCGTTTCGGCCGATATCCTGTTTCTTTTTAACTGGCTGTCGCTTGGTCTCCTGCTTATCGCTAGGAACAACCGCTTTGCCTTCAGCCACTTGCTCACGCTGCATGTTCTGCTCCACTTGAGCTTTCATGATGTACATTGCGACTTCTTCTTCAATCGCAGCAATCATGGCCTCGAACATCTCAAATCCTTCAAACTGATACTCGCGAAGTGGATCGTTTTGTCCGTATGCACGAAGGTGAATCCCTTGGCGAAGCTGTTCCATCTGGTCAATGTGATCCATCCATTTGGAGTCAACAGAACGCAGGATGACCGCTTTTTCAAACTCACGCATATGTTCTGGCTCGATCATCGATTCTTTCTCAGCAAACGCGTGGTGCGCTTTTTCTTCCAGAAGCTCGATGATTTCTTCCTGATCCAGTCCTTCAAGCTCTTTGACTGTCACGTCATCTTCATTTAGGAAAGTAGCGGCAGCGTAATTTACAATCTCAGCAAGATCCCATTCTTCCTGAACCGTTTCGTCAGCAGTATGTGCTTTAACGATACGGTCAATAACCGAATCCACCATTCTAAGAACGATGTTACCTAAATTTTCAGCATCAAGCACTTCCTGGCGCTGTTTGTAGATGATCTCACGCTGCTGGCGCATAACATCGTCATATTGAAGAAGCTGCTTACGAGCATCAAAGTTGGATCCTTCAACTCGTTTTTGCGCAGATTCAACCGCTTTTGTGACGAGCTTGCTTTCAATTGGCGTATCTTCATCCATGCCAAGACGTTCCATCATGTTCATCATGTTATCTGAACCGAATCGGCGCATCAGCTCATCTTCCATGGAGATGTAGAATTGCGAAGAGCCTGGATCTCCCTGACGTCCGGAACGTCCGCGGAGCTGGTTATCGATACGGCGTGATTCATGGCGTTCTGTACCTAAAATATGGAGGCCTCCAAGTTCACGGACACCTTCTCCAAGCTTGATATCCGTACCACGGCCCGCCATGTTTGTGGCGATGGTAACCATGCCGGCCTGGCCTGCATTTTCAATGATTTCTGCTTCACGCTCGTGGTTTTTCGCATTCAAAACATTATGCGGAATCCCTTTTTTGCGAAGCATTTGTGAAAGAAGCTCAGAGGTTTCAACCGCAACCGTACCGACGAGGATCGGCTGTCCGGTCACATGGCGTTCCTGAATTTCTTTAACGATGGCGCGGAATTTGCCTGCCATTGATTTATAAACAAAATCGGAGTTATCTTCACGAGCAATCGGACGGTTCGTCGGAATCGCGACAACTTCCATATTGTAAATGTTGCGGAATTCTTCTTCTTCCGTTTTTGCTGTACCCGTCATACCGGAAAGCTTATTGTACATACGGAAGTAGTTTTGGAAAGTAATCGTTGCAAGCGTCATGCTCTCGCGCTGAATTTCCAGACCTTCTTTTGCTTCAATCGCCTGGTGGAGACCTTCGCTGTAGCGGCGGCCTGCCATCAGCCGGCCGGTGAACGGGTCAACGATGACAACTTCGCCGTCCTGAACAACGTAATCCACATCAAGAATCATAATGATATTTGCTTTAAGCGCCTGGTTGATATGGTGGTTCAGGGTAACGTGGTTATAATCATACAAGTTATCAATATTAAAATATTTTTCTGCTTTTGTAATCCCATCTTCTGTGAGCTGAACGTTTTTCGTCTTCACATCAACGGTGTAATCTTCTTCTTTTTTCAGCGTGCGGACAAACATGTTGGCCATCATGTACATTTCCGTAGACTTTTGAGCTGAACCCGAAATGATCAGCGGTGTACGGGCTTCGTCAATAAGAATGGAGTCCACCTCATCGACGATGGCATAGTTCAACGGACGCTGAACCATTTGTTCTTTATAAACAACCATGTTGTCACGGAGATAATCAAAGCCATATTCGTTGTTTGTACCGTACGTGATGTCAGCTGCATACGCTTCCTGCTTTTCTTCTCTGGAGAGGTTGGAGATGTTCAGTCCAACCGAAAGACCAAGAAAATTATACAGAGGACTCATCAATTCGGAGTCACGGCGGGCAAGGTATTCATTGACTGTGACCACGTGAACGCCTTTGCCTTCAAGGGCATTCAAATAAACAGGCATCGTCGCAACGAGTGTTTTACCTTCACCGGTTTTCATTTCAGAAATGTTTCCTTCATGAAGTGCAGTCGCCCCCATGATTTGAACAGGATACGGACGCATTCCGAGTACACGTTCTGCCGCTTCTCTGACAACCGCAAACGCCTCAGGAAGAAGGGCATCCAGAGATTCCCCTTTGGCGATGCGCTCTCTGAATTCCTCCGTTTTTTGACGAAGTTCATCCTCGGAAAGACCTTTAAGAGCATCCCCCAGTCCATCTACCTGATCAGCGATCTTCTGGTATCTATTTAAATTTCGATCGTTCGTACTTGGAAAAATCTTTTTAAGCAATCCTATCATCTGCTAACGCTCCTCTGTTCAGGAAATAAGTGCTATTACTTATTCTATCAGTTTGTGAATTTTACGACAAGAAAGCTGAAATCTCTTCAACTGTCAATTCAATTTTTCGCACGTCCTTTCACAAACTCTCTGTTTCTCAGTATAAAGAAAAATGGATTGAATGGTGGAAATGTAAAAGAATTTACAAAAAGCCGTAACACAAGCTAACGCTAAATTGGCAAAGTCACTGTCCTTTCATCCTTAAGGATACACTCCCTGCTGTCCTTTTAAACGCATGATAACCTACAAAAAAGCACAGCCTCCATGGCTGTGCCCTGAGCTGTTACGCTCCTTTTTGTTCTCCAAGTTTCATGACGGTTTCTTTCATACTCTTTTTGCCTTCTACAAGTCGTGCTGTCAGCATGCTGGCCACATTATCTCCAGTTGCATTCAGCAGGGTAGCCGGCGGATCGATAATCGTACTGATCGCAGCGGCGATCGGCAAGGCTTCAACCGGGAACCCGAAGAGTGAAAGAATCAGCATTTCACCGATCATCCCGCCTTGCGGAATCGCACCCATGACCATTCCTACCAATAAAGAAACGACAAGAACAAGAAGGTACGTACCGATCCCAGAGAAATTATGTCCAAAGATCCCGAACAAGAAAGTGATCTTCAGGACACCGCCCATTACTGAGCCGTCTTTATGAAGTGTCGCTCCCAGTGGAATGGCCGTTTCACTGATATCGTGTGGCACACCCATCTTTTTGGAGGCCGCCAGGTTAACCGGAATAGAAGCGGCCGAGCTGCAAGTGGCAAGGGCCGTTAGCGATGGAGAAAGCATGTTTTTCCAGAAATGACGGACACCTTCTTTTCCACTGGCCATAAACGCATACAGCGAGAAAAATCCAAAGAAATAAATAATAGCAAGCGGGTAGTAATACAGAACCGCGCGGAAATAAGATCCAAGAAGCGTCGGTCCGAACTCTCCGATTAAGGCTGCAAAATAAGCACCAAGACCAATCGGCGCATAATACATGACGAGGCTGACCATCTTTAGCATCACTTCGCTTCCTGATTTCAGGAAGTTCGCGAATGGTTTTCCTTTTTCACCGATCATAGAAACGGCTACTCCCATCAACACAGAAAATAGGATGAGAGCGAGCATGTTATTACGTGAAAACAGCTCAGAGAAATCAGAAACGGTTAATGTTTGGACAATCTGGTCACCCAACGACACCTTGTCCGCAGCATCTTCAGGTTTTACAAGATCAATGTTAACTCCTTTAGATGGCGAGTAAAGCTTTACTCCTGCCATGGCTATCACGGAAGCAACGACTCCTGTAAAGAGGAAAACGACCATCATTGAGCCCATCACTTTTCCGAACCGCTTGACTCCTCCCATAGAGGCAATGGCTGATGAAATGGAAAAGAAAACGAGCGGTACGACGATCATAAACATCGCATTCAAAAATATATCACCAAACGGTTTTAATACGGCTGCATCCTTGCCTTCCGTAAAACCGATGAGGCTTCCGATGACGA
This genomic stretch from Fictibacillus marinisediminis harbors:
- the prfB gene encoding peptide chain release factor 2 (programmed frameshift): MELVEIKQELNIMAKRLADFRGLFDLDNKKAKIAELDEKMSAPAFWDDQNAAQTVISEANGLKEQVNQFEDLNGRYEDLEVAHEMLKEEPDADMQKELERDLKELSNALNTFELSLLLNQPYDSNNAILELHPGAGGTESQDWASMLLRMYTRYAERKGFKVETLDYLPGDEAGVKSVTLGIKGHNAYGYLKAEKGVHRLVRISPFDSSGRRHTSFVSCDVVPEINDDSEIDVRTEDLKVDTYRASGAGGQHVNTTDSAVRITHIPTNTVVSCQTERSQIKNRDRAMKMLKAKLLQRKIEEQQAELAEIRGEQKEIGWGSQIRSYVFHPYSLVKDHRTNTEMGNVQAVMDGDIESFIDAYLRSKI
- the secA gene encoding preprotein translocase subunit SecA; this encodes MIGLLKKIFPSTNDRNLNRYQKIADQVDGLGDALKGLSEDELRQKTEEFRERIAKGESLDALLPEAFAVVREAAERVLGMRPYPVQIMGATALHEGNISEMKTGEGKTLVATMPVYLNALEGKGVHVVTVNEYLARRDSELMSPLYNFLGLSVGLNISNLSREEKQEAYAADITYGTNNEYGFDYLRDNMVVYKEQMVQRPLNYAIVDEVDSILIDEARTPLIISGSAQKSTEMYMMANMFVRTLKKEEDYTVDVKTKNVQLTEDGITKAEKYFNIDNLYDYNHVTLNHHINQALKANIIMILDVDYVVQDGEVVIVDPFTGRLMAGRRYSEGLHQAIEAKEGLEIQRESMTLATITFQNYFRMYNKLSGMTGTAKTEEEEFRNIYNMEVVAIPTNRPIAREDNSDFVYKSMAGKFRAIVKEIQERHVTGQPILVGTVAVETSELLSQMLRKKGIPHNVLNAKNHEREAEIIENAGQAGMVTIATNMAGRGTDIKLGEGVRELGGLHILGTERHESRRIDNQLRGRSGRQGDPGSSQFYISMEDELMRRFGSDNMMNMMERLGMDEDTPIESKLVTKAVESAQKRVEGSNFDARKQLLQYDDVMRQQREIIYKQRQEVLDAENLGNIVLRMVDSVIDRIVKAHTADETVQEEWDLAEIVNYAAATFLNEDDVTVKELEGLDQEEIIELLEEKAHHAFAEKESMIEPEHMREFEKAVILRSVDSKWMDHIDQMEQLRQGIHLRAYGQNDPLREYQFEGFEMFEAMIAAIEEEVAMYIMKAQVEQNMQREQVAEGKAVVPSDKQETKRQPVKKKQDIGRNALCPCGSGKKYKQCHGAAEN
- the ftsE gene encoding cell division ATP-binding protein FtsE is translated as MIEMKDVWKTYPNGVMALNGIDIYIDKGEFVYVVGPSGAGKSTFIKCMYREEKPTKGSILIQGTDLAKLRERNIPKMRRKIGVVFQDFKLLPKLTVYENVAFALEVIEESPKVIRQRVMEVLDLVRLKNKARSFPDELSGGEQQRVSIARSIVNHPPVIIADEPTGNLDPETAWEIMDIFKEINERGTTVVMATHNKDIVNSFQKRVIAIEGGRIVRDEQKGEYGYEI
- a CDS encoding dicarboxylate/amino acid:cation symporter, whose amino-acid sequence is MKSILKTYRFPLILLLSIVIGSLIGFTEGKDAAVLKPFGDIFLNAMFMIVVPLVFFSISSAIASMGGVKRFGKVMGSMMVVFLFTGVVASVIAMAGVKLYSPSKGVNIDLVKPEDAADKVSLGDQIVQTLTVSDFSELFSRNNMLALILFSVLMGVAVSMIGEKGKPFANFLKSGSEVMLKMVSLVMYYAPIGLGAYFAALIGEFGPTLLGSYFRAVLYYYPLAIIYFFGFFSLYAFMASGKEGVRHFWKNMLSPSLTALATCSSAASIPVNLAASKKMGVPHDISETAIPLGATLHKDGSVMGGVLKITFLFGIFGHNFSGIGTYLLVLVVSLLVGMVMGAIPQGGMIGEMLILSLFGFPVEALPIAAAISTIIDPPATLLNATGDNVASMLTARLVEGKKSMKETVMKLGEQKGA
- a CDS encoding YitT family protein; protein product: MMTALRRRNGVLPPKAELALEYIFVVIGSAFVALAFSVFLLPNKIASGGVSGISTILKWVVGWDPSIVQWALNIPLFFAGIIFLGRQFGAKTLVGTVVLPLFVLVFSGWGPATNDPLLGALFGGLGVGAGLGIVFRGKASTGGVDLLAQILHKYAGISLGTCILFIDGTIVCTSALVFGLEKALYALIAMFLTAKTIDVVQMGLGVSKVALIISDQEEEMRQGILTEIYRGVTKINAFGGYTQDERPMLMCVVAQYEVTKLKQFVKSIDPAAFIILLNANEVLGEGFKRA
- the ftsX gene encoding permease-like cell division protein FtsX, giving the protein MKSRTLKRHFTEAFKSLGRNGWMSFASVSAVTVTLLLVGVFLVVLLNLNHLASQIEGDVEIRAYIDRTTKQTEYADLQQKMEQVPHVNEVKFQSKEDGLKELIKSLGDEGKAFSSLKKENPLPDAYIIKTKKPQDTASVASEIEKFDHIKKVDYGQGTVERLFKVTGAARNVGIVLIIGLIFTAMFLISNTIKLTIVSRRKEIEIMKLVGATNGFIRWPFFIEGFVLGVMGAIVPILVIVFGYEFLHGSVNNQLDTVFVRLLPVYPMVLQLSALLAVIGGLIGVWGSMTSVRKFLKV
- a CDS encoding murein hydrolase activator EnvC family protein, with protein sequence MNRKIAGLTLSLSLALSGITAYQSSTTASAETLKSIQEKKEANKKKQGAANAKLKLNEKNQAATKKEIERIDKSTMATESQIKKKENEIQSTQDQIDQLKNEIDLVQKRIDKRDQLLKERVSSMYESGGAVQYLDVVLGSKNFGDFLDRVVALNLIADQDRQLLEEQKKDKDLLEQKKQKVEDQLSALQDKMRELQDLKKQLDAQMEEKTRLMSSLKKKHSEIEDEVEKYEHSAELLSSQEKAIKEEQARAKQAEEQNSTKGSAGGNAANTGSGMIMKPAAGIFTSGIGSRWNKFHAGIDIAKPGTVPIYAAADGTVIRSDYSSSYGNVIFITHSINGQTWTTVYGHMRERVVQGGSVKRGQLIGYMGNTGHSTGQHLHFELHKGPWNASKSNAVDPRPYM